The Dehalococcoidales bacterium genome has a window encoding:
- a CDS encoding ATP-binding cassette domain-containing protein, which produces MAYINIQNVELTFGGARLFDEIGLTIEQGEKVALVGRNGSGKSTLLRLIEGSIKPDSGTVAIQKGIRCACLSQMVPQEVPGTVLEVVSDGLKAPSDPANRYQAVSAGLLNEEKSAPPEDLSRIYQALDGGDGLEKRQQVNKVISQLGLYAGRVFSSLSAGLKRQVLLGKALVGEPDILLLDEPTNHMDIDSIKRLEEMLLRFAGALVFVTHDRMFLQRIATRIVEIDRGRLFDQSCDYETFLMRRSAARDNEQTQNALFDKKLAKEEQWRRGGVKARRTRNEGRVRELERMREMRRARRERPGTVKMEVHEAERSGTLVVKAGDVSFSYGGAPVISNLSTTILKGDRVGILGPNGSGKTTLLRILLGDLHPVSGNVRFGTNLQISYFDQLREQLDENKTVMENVAEGKDTVTINGKTRNIFGYLHDFLFEPDQARSYVSTLSGGERNRLLLARLFTRPSNVLVLDEPTNDLDTETLEILEDFLLKYAGTILLVSHDRAFINNVVTSTLVFEGDSVVKEYVGGYDDWLRQRPPEARQNNVVAVNKAIPPARISRPKPKFGQRQQKELESLPLTIQALETEQEDLYRAMGAPGLYKNDKSEIVSKQERLEAVKRLLAECYTRWEELEQLKNEM; this is translated from the coding sequence ATGGCGTATATAAATATTCAGAATGTAGAATTAACCTTTGGAGGCGCCCGGCTTTTTGATGAAATCGGCTTAACAATCGAGCAGGGAGAGAAGGTCGCACTCGTGGGAAGAAACGGGTCGGGCAAGTCAACTCTGCTGAGATTAATCGAAGGGAGTATCAAACCGGATTCCGGCACTGTTGCCATCCAAAAGGGTATCCGCTGCGCCTGCCTTTCACAGATGGTGCCTCAAGAGGTGCCGGGTACGGTGCTGGAGGTGGTGTCCGATGGACTTAAAGCGCCTTCCGACCCGGCCAACCGGTATCAGGCGGTTAGCGCTGGGCTGTTAAACGAAGAGAAATCCGCTCCGCCTGAAGATTTGAGCCGTATTTATCAGGCTCTTGATGGCGGAGACGGCCTGGAGAAGCGGCAGCAGGTGAATAAAGTGATTTCACAGTTGGGGCTGTATGCCGGGCGTGTATTTAGCTCCCTTTCCGCCGGCCTCAAGCGCCAGGTGTTGCTGGGAAAAGCGCTGGTCGGAGAGCCGGATATCCTTTTACTCGATGAACCGACCAACCACATGGATATCGATTCAATCAAACGGCTTGAGGAGATGTTGTTACGGTTTGCCGGAGCTTTAGTATTTGTAACTCATGACCGGATGTTTTTGCAGAGAATCGCCACCCGGATTGTGGAAATAGACCGCGGCAGATTGTTTGACCAGTCGTGCGATTATGAGACGTTTTTAATGCGCCGCAGCGCCGCCCGTGACAATGAACAGACTCAAAACGCGCTGTTTGATAAGAAGCTGGCAAAGGAAGAGCAGTGGAGACGTGGGGGCGTCAAGGCGAGACGGACCCGCAATGAGGGGCGGGTACGGGAGCTGGAAAGAATGCGGGAGATGCGCCGGGCGAGAAGGGAACGCCCCGGAACGGTAAAAATGGAAGTCCATGAAGCGGAACGTTCCGGCACGCTGGTGGTGAAGGCTGGAGACGTCAGTTTCAGCTATGGCGGTGCTCCTGTTATCTCGAATTTGTCCACCACGATTCTGAAGGGCGACCGGGTGGGCATACTCGGCCCGAACGGCAGCGGCAAGACGACCCTTTTACGGATTCTTCTGGGCGATCTACATCCGGTATCCGGAAATGTCCGCTTCGGGACCAATTTGCAAATCAGCTATTTTGATCAACTGCGTGAGCAACTGGACGAGAACAAGACTGTGATGGAAAATGTAGCCGAGGGTAAGGATACGGTTACCATCAATGGTAAAACCCGTAATATATTTGGGTATTTGCACGATTTCCTTTTTGAACCCGATCAGGCGCGCTCTTATGTATCGACCCTTTCAGGCGGAGAGCGCAACCGGCTGCTGCTGGCGCGGCTGTTTACCCGGCCTTCCAATGTCCTGGTCCTCGATGAGCCGACCAACGATCTGGATACCGAGACGCTGGAAATCCTGGAAGATTTCCTGCTTAAATATGCCGGGACAATTCTCCTGGTCAGTCACGACCGGGCTTTTATCAACAACGTCGTCACGAGTACGCTGGTTTTTGAGGGCGATTCCGTAGTGAAAGAATATGTCGGCGGTTATGATGACTGGCTGCGTCAACGCCCGCCGGAAGCCAGACAAAATAATGTCGTGGCGGTTAATAAAGCTATCCCGCCGGCTCGGATTTCCAGGCCGAAGCCAAAATTCGGACAAAGACAGCAAAAGGAACTGGAATCGCTCCCGCTAACTATCCAGGCGTTGGAAACAGAGCAAGAGGACTTGTACCGGGCGATGGGCGCCCCGGGTCTCTACAAAAATGATAAGTCCGAGATTGTTAGTAAGCAGGAACGGCTTGAGGCAGTAAAAAGGCTACTGGCTGAATGCTACACTCGATGGGAAGAACTTGAGCAACTTAAAAACG